In one Methanobrevibacter arboriphilus genomic region, the following are encoded:
- a CDS encoding flippase yields MSNRLARGSILILIGNIIFRIGGFVYRFLMGQLLGPSSYGILSYTLQFQGILQVLSAGGLPPAIAKYVAEYTAIDERALARQTIYTSLKIMLFLGIVFGFLMVFFIAPYLTALNPKMPGLLYPLQAVGFIVPFSVIVGAFRGAFQGVIKMEYILATRATEQISMIVFATLLVLLGYSAFGAVMGSVIGFAASAILSVIIFQRYMWKYVPKPEVEYKFSIYEELKLAKKMIFFAVPVTITALAEMLIFAISTFVIAKLLGDTFTGYFGAADPISRFPLIISTSLATTILPAVSAAFSTKNQNLLSKYVSQSYKYSMLVVIPMCIGISLFSTPILQITFPRFLDAAPALSILVIGMTFYSLFAISSSIVQGIGNPRIPMYVLVTGAIATFILNWVMVPIYGIVGGAIATTIACFLIMIPILKMSFSLTNTKAPISFIGKVIISSLLMGLIILIIPNTVLGLILGIIVCPIIYLVFLILLKSFSEEDINAIRRFSHKFGPLSNIINKILKIIERFI; encoded by the coding sequence ATGAGTAATAGGCTAGCAAGAGGAAGCATTTTAATATTAATAGGTAATATAATATTTCGTATTGGAGGATTCGTATATCGATTTTTAATGGGACAGCTTCTAGGACCCTCCTCTTATGGAATATTAAGTTATACACTACAATTTCAAGGTATTCTTCAAGTATTATCTGCAGGAGGGTTACCTCCAGCTATAGCTAAGTATGTGGCAGAGTATACTGCTATTGATGAAAGAGCCCTTGCAAGACAAACGATATACACTTCACTAAAAATAATGCTCTTTCTTGGAATTGTATTTGGTTTTTTAATGGTTTTTTTTATTGCCCCCTATTTAACAGCTTTAAATCCAAAAATGCCTGGACTTTTATATCCATTACAAGCAGTAGGTTTTATAGTTCCATTTAGTGTCATTGTAGGAGCATTCAGAGGTGCTTTCCAAGGTGTTATCAAAATGGAATATATTTTAGCTACCCGAGCTACAGAACAAATTTCTATGATAGTTTTTGCTACATTATTAGTTTTATTAGGATATTCTGCATTTGGAGCAGTAATGGGTTCTGTAATAGGATTTGCAGCTTCAGCAATACTATCTGTTATTATATTCCAAAGGTATATGTGGAAATATGTCCCTAAACCAGAAGTAGAATATAAATTTTCAATCTATGAAGAATTAAAATTAGCTAAAAAGATGATATTCTTTGCTGTCCCAGTGACTATAACTGCATTAGCTGAAATGCTTATTTTTGCAATATCTACTTTTGTTATAGCTAAATTATTAGGAGATACATTTACAGGGTATTTTGGTGCTGCCGATCCGATTTCTAGATTCCCTTTAATAATTTCAACTTCACTTGCAACAACAATATTACCTGCAGTTTCAGCTGCATTCAGTACAAAAAATCAAAATTTACTTAGTAAATATGTTTCACAATCATATAAATACTCAATGTTAGTTGTTATTCCTATGTGTATTGGAATATCTTTATTTTCAACTCCAATACTTCAAATCACATTTCCAAGATTTTTAGATGCAGCTCCTGCATTAAGTATACTTGTTATAGGAATGACATTTTATTCACTGTTTGCAATTTCTTCAAGTATTGTTCAAGGTATTGGAAATCCAAGAATTCCAATGTATGTCTTAGTAACAGGGGCAATTGCAACATTTATTCTTAATTGGGTAATGGTTCCAATTTATGGAATTGTTGGTGGAGCTATTGCAACTACAATAGCATGTTTTTTAATTATGATCCCTATATTAAAAATGAGTTTTAGTTTAACAAATACAAAAGCTCCTATTTCCTTTATTGGAAAAGTTATTATATCATCATTATTAATGGGTTTAATTATTTTAATTATTCCAAATACAGTACTTGGATTAATATTAGGAATAATAGTTTGTCCAATAATTTATTTGGTATTCCTAATACTTCTAAAATCATTTTCTGAAGAAGATATAAATGCTATTCGTAGATTTTCTCATAAATTTGGACCATTATCTAATATAATTAATAAAATTTTAAAAATAATTGAGAGATTCATATAA
- a CDS encoding ATP-binding cassette domain-containing protein: MKYAIETDSLTKKYGDFLAVNDLNMKIKNKSIFGFLGPNGAGKTTTIKMLTCLIKPTSGTATVGGYDVTKNPNEVRKKIGMVPQLVSLYKDLTAKENVELCADYYGLNEDEKEERIPELMELVDIKYAEDKLVKQMSGGQKQKVSVVASLIHRPDVLFLDEPTIGLDPTTKMVLWDLIAELNDHGHTIILCSHDMYEVEMLCENVGIMNLGELAAYDTPQGLKDNLMHKNELEVLKKMESLSSIGEFTEKESKELKSIEESLKHKNIPTALFDKDPDNHSPEYLAEIQKHSKEISIMIKNMNDKILEDIKKLDVVYHVTSNQTSDGTRLTISVDRFAENSVSNVIAIIIKNEGNIKSINTRDPSLEDVFVDVTSKKAVDKTNINIIDE, encoded by the coding sequence ATGAAATATGCAATAGAAACTGATTCACTTACAAAAAAATATGGTGATTTTCTTGCTGTTAATGATTTAAATATGAAAATAAAAAATAAAAGTATTTTTGGATTTTTAGGACCAAATGGAGCAGGTAAAACCACAACAATAAAAATGTTAACCTGTCTTATAAAACCAACAAGTGGAACTGCAACAGTTGGAGGTTACGATGTTACCAAAAATCCAAATGAAGTAAGAAAGAAAATAGGAATGGTTCCACAACTTGTTAGTCTGTATAAAGATTTAACAGCTAAAGAAAATGTAGAACTTTGTGCTGACTACTATGGACTCAATGAAGATGAAAAAGAAGAAAGAATCCCAGAACTCATGGAGCTAGTTGATATTAAGTATGCTGAAGATAAGCTAGTTAAACAAATGTCTGGAGGTCAAAAACAAAAAGTATCCGTAGTAGCAAGTTTAATTCATAGACCAGATGTCTTATTTTTAGATGAACCAACAATAGGTTTAGATCCTACTACTAAAATGGTTTTATGGGATTTAATAGCTGAATTAAATGATCATGGGCATACTATAATCTTATGTTCTCATGATATGTATGAAGTAGAAATGTTATGTGAAAATGTTGGTATTATGAATTTAGGAGAATTAGCTGCATATGATACTCCTCAAGGATTAAAAGATAATTTAATGCATAAAAACGAGTTAGAAGTTCTTAAAAAAATGGAAAGCTTGTCCAGTATAGGGGAATTCACTGAAAAAGAATCAAAAGAATTAAAATCAATTGAAGAATCATTAAAACATAAAAATATTCCTACAGCTCTTTTTGACAAAGATCCAGACAATCACAGCCCAGAATATCTTGCAGAAATACAGAAACATTCCAAAGAAATTAGTATAATGATTAAAAATATGAATGATAAAATTTTAGAAGATATCAAAAAATTAGATGTTGTTTATCATGTTACTTCTAATCAAACTAGTGATGGTACTAGATTAACAATATCTGTTGACAGATTTGCTGAAAATAGTGTTAGTAATGTTATTGCAATCATTATTAAGAACGAAGGTAATATAAAATCAATTAATACTAGAGATCCATCTTTGGAAGATGTTTTTGTAGATGTTACTAGTAAAAAAGCTGTTGATAAAACTAATATAAATATAATTGATGAATAA
- a CDS encoding PQQ-binding-like beta-propeller repeat protein, protein MSKSMTNNFKKILIGMAILAIFINPIAGANNNWTMFQENIEHTGFIEEAGDFVSNLWIHGMNNPILSSPAIQDKIIYLASENGLLEAINMENGDINWKYQLNGSVQASPVVKGDNLFIGTNVDNNKGYMYSYNIENKKLSWKFEISKPIESTATLTNDTIYFGADNGKIYALNTKDGSKLWEKEIGGKVKSSPTYVDGTVYVGSTNGVVFALNGNDGSPIWNYTVGDQVVASPSYGDGKLYIGSLDGTIYSLNGSDGSLAWKYDLGNKVNSSASLDLRNNNLYIGSDSDNLTCLDTRDGTFKWAYKTGGDVRTTPAIYEDKVVFGSNDGTQYILNKYTGNPELTYNPGTYLFNSPITSSSVVYGDVIFFAGNDGYLYSLDGDKLNTPISVFVYYAIIVIIVVLAVIIGLITFIKRRRK, encoded by the coding sequence ATGTCAAAATCGATGACAAATAATTTTAAAAAAATTTTAATAGGAATGGCTATTCTTGCTATTTTTATAAATCCTATTGCAGGAGCTAATAATAATTGGACAATGTTTCAAGAAAACATTGAACATACTGGTTTTATAGAAGAAGCAGGTGATTTTGTTTCAAATTTATGGATACATGGTATGAATAATCCTATTCTATCCTCTCCAGCTATACAAGACAAAATAATATACCTGGCATCTGAAAATGGATTACTTGAAGCTATAAATATGGAAAATGGTGATATAAACTGGAAATATCAATTAAATGGAAGTGTTCAAGCATCTCCAGTTGTTAAAGGAGATAATTTGTTTATAGGTACAAATGTAGATAATAATAAAGGATATATGTATAGTTATAACATTGAAAATAAAAAATTATCTTGGAAATTTGAAATTTCAAAACCAATTGAATCTACTGCAACATTAACCAATGATACTATTTATTTTGGAGCAGATAATGGTAAAATTTATGCTTTAAATACAAAAGATGGGTCTAAGCTATGGGAAAAAGAAATTGGAGGAAAGGTAAAATCTTCACCAACATATGTCGATGGAACAGTTTATGTTGGTTCTACAAATGGAGTAGTTTTCGCACTAAATGGAAATGATGGAAGCCCAATATGGAACTACACTGTTGGAGATCAAGTAGTAGCTTCACCTAGCTATGGAGACGGTAAACTATATATAGGTTCACTTGATGGAACCATATATAGTTTAAATGGATCAGATGGAAGCCTTGCTTGGAAATATGACTTGGGAAATAAAGTCAATTCATCTGCATCATTAGACTTAAGAAACAATAATTTGTATATTGGTTCAGATAGTGATAATTTAACATGTTTAGATACTAGAGATGGTACTTTTAAATGGGCATATAAAACAGGAGGAGATGTTAGAACTACACCTGCTATATACGAAGATAAAGTTGTTTTTGGATCAAATGATGGAACTCAATATATCTTGAATAAATATACTGGAAATCCAGAATTAACATATAATCCTGGAACTTATCTATTTAATTCCCCAATAACTTCCTCTTCAGTAGTATACGGAGATGTGATATTTTTTGCAGGTAATGATGGGTATTTATATTCATTAGATGGAGATAAATTAAATACACCAATTTCTGTATTTGTATACTATGCTATAATTGTTATAATAGTTGTTTTAGCTGTAATAATAGGTTTAATAACTTTTATAAAAAGAAGAAGAAAATAA
- a CDS encoding ABC transporter permease, giving the protein MEGKKFMWMLKKDLLSLWRHKPRLVSMFLFPIIMIVLFGYGMGGTIENVPIAIVDQSHGEMADQTLMAVKNMSLFEVKNITSNVNLAKEMVNNGEVKAAIILPPNYDDIRTDQSKMVVLYLDSSDQIASQAIVPATQGLFSQLSAQIGAEKLASLEVQNTAMNPQSSSSNGSGVANTTDNSTADNSAADSSGADSSISSNVNGIVNSINLQINRIYGDIAYIDFLVPAVLAMTVMMSCMMGMGQSIAGERETGELARLFMTPTSITTVVGGKIFSKLIIEIAKALILLAAAILLFGITINGNIFLAIGVLILGALTFVGFGIMISATTQTQEDYTQIVMPFTMPMMFVSGVFYPIETMPWIFQKIAYLFPLTYLNDAMRGVMIKGAGIGDIWIDLLVLLGFLVFFFVAGVIRFDRDV; this is encoded by the coding sequence ATGGAAGGAAAAAAATTTATGTGGATGCTTAAAAAGGATCTTTTATCCCTTTGGAGACATAAACCACGATTAGTATCAATGTTTCTTTTCCCAATAATAATGATAGTATTGTTTGGCTATGGTATGGGAGGAACTATCGAAAATGTTCCTATAGCTATTGTAGATCAAAGTCATGGCGAAATGGCGGACCAAACACTTATGGCAGTTAAAAATATGTCTCTTTTTGAAGTAAAAAATATTACTTCAAATGTGAATCTAGCAAAGGAGATGGTAAATAACGGAGAGGTGAAGGCAGCTATAATACTGCCACCAAATTATGATGATATTAGGACGGATCAAAGTAAAATGGTAGTACTTTATCTAGATTCATCAGATCAAATAGCTTCTCAAGCCATAGTTCCAGCTACACAAGGATTGTTTAGTCAATTGAGTGCACAGATAGGTGCTGAGAAATTAGCTAGTTTAGAAGTTCAAAATACTGCAATGAATCCTCAAAGTAGTTCTTCAAATGGTAGTGGAGTAGCAAATACAACAGATAATTCAACAGCAGACAATTCAGCAGCAGATAGCTCAGGAGCAGATAGTTCAATTTCATCAAATGTTAATGGAATAGTAAATTCTATAAACTTACAAATAAACAGAATATATGGCGATATTGCATATATTGACTTTTTAGTTCCAGCAGTTTTAGCTATGACTGTTATGATGTCATGTATGATGGGTATGGGTCAATCTATTGCAGGTGAAAGAGAAACAGGAGAATTAGCAAGATTATTCATGACTCCTACAAGCATCACAACTGTTGTAGGTGGAAAAATATTTTCAAAACTAATAATAGAAATTGCTAAAGCTCTAATACTGCTGGCAGCGGCGATTCTACTTTTTGGTATAACGATAAACGGAAATATTTTCTTAGCTATAGGAGTGCTTATACTTGGAGCATTAACATTTGTTGGATTTGGAATAATGATTTCTGCAACTACACAAACACAAGAAGATTATACACAGATTGTAATGCCTTTCACTATGCCAATGATGTTCGTATCAGGTGTATTCTATCCAATAGAAACTATGCCATGGATTTTCCAAAAAATAGCTTATTTATTCCCATTAACTTATTTAAATGATGCTATGAGGGGAGTAATGATTAAAGGGGCAGGAATAGGAGATATATGGATTGACCTCTTAGTCCTTCTAGGATTTTTAGTATTTTTCTTTGTTGCAGGAGTTATAAGATTCGACAGAGATGTATAA
- the albA gene encoding DNA-binding protein Alba, whose translation MPEENIVYIGNKPVMNYVLAVVTQMNSGVSEVVLKARGRAISRAVDVAEIVRNRFIPDMDVESIDICTEEIVGNDGVSTNVSTIEIHLKKDN comes from the coding sequence ATGCCAGAAGAAAATATTGTATACATTGGAAATAAACCAGTAATGAATTATGTACTAGCAGTAGTAACTCAGATGAACAGTGGCGTATCCGAAGTTGTTTTGAAAGCAAGAGGAAGGGCTATTAGCAGAGCGGTTGATGTGGCTGAAATAGTCAGAAACCGTTTTATACCAGACATGGATGTTGAAAGTATAGATATTTGTACTGAAGAAATTGTTGGAAACGATGGTGTTTCAACCAATGTTTCTACTATAGAGATACATCTTAAAAAAGATAATTAA
- a CDS encoding aldo/keto reductase: MKYRKIEKNKDKLSVLGYGCMRFPKKNRVIDYEKTEKQIITAIEKGVNYFDTAYLYPKSEETLGKILKSNNCREKVKIATKMPVQAIKTREKMDEILENQLKRLKTDYIDYYLIHNLIKFEEWENLKNLGILDFINSEKKKGRLINFGFSFHGNLHEFKKIIDDYNWEVCMIQYNYIDEHYQAGNEGLDYAVSKNIGVIAMEPLRGGMLVEKLPKKAKKIIENFNVKRSPGEWGLRWVWDSPDIKVVLSGMNDDKIIEENINAASESSPNSLSLEEKQMLEKVKEEFKSKIKVECTNCAYCMPCPQGVDIPTCFSSYNDKSIFGGFKPQVMYVNATEDKSAAYKCTQCGVCEKKCPQEIPIIEELKNVSKSMDKWYYRLLGKIVKLIIYR, from the coding sequence ATGAAGTATCGGAAAATAGAAAAAAATAAAGACAAATTATCTGTTTTAGGATATGGATGTATGAGATTTCCAAAAAAAAATCGAGTAATTGATTATGAAAAAACAGAAAAACAGATCATCACAGCTATTGAAAAAGGCGTTAATTATTTCGATACTGCATATTTATATCCAAAAAGTGAAGAAACTCTTGGAAAAATTTTAAAATCAAATAATTGTAGAGAAAAAGTTAAAATTGCAACAAAAATGCCTGTTCAAGCTATCAAAACTAGAGAAAAAATGGATGAAATTTTGGAAAATCAGCTGAAAAGGCTAAAAACTGATTATATAGACTACTACTTAATACATAATCTTATAAAATTTGAAGAATGGGAAAATCTTAAAAATCTTGGAATTTTAGATTTTATAAACTCTGAAAAAAAGAAAGGAAGACTAATAAACTTTGGTTTTTCATTTCATGGCAATTTACATGAATTTAAAAAAATAATCGATGATTATAACTGGGAAGTCTGTATGATACAATATAATTATATAGATGAACATTATCAGGCAGGAAATGAAGGATTAGATTATGCTGTATCAAAAAATATTGGAGTAATTGCAATGGAACCTCTAAGAGGAGGAATGTTAGTTGAAAAATTACCAAAAAAAGCAAAAAAAATTATTGAAAATTTCAATGTTAAAAGGTCTCCGGGGGAATGGGGATTAAGATGGGTTTGGGATAGTCCAGATATTAAGGTAGTTTTATCTGGAATGAATGATGATAAAATCATTGAAGAAAATATAAATGCTGCATCAGAATCTAGTCCAAATTCACTTAGTTTAGAAGAAAAACAAATGTTAGAAAAAGTTAAGGAAGAGTTTAAAAGTAAAATAAAGGTTGAATGTACTAACTGTGCCTATTGTATGCCATGTCCCCAAGGAGTTGATATACCTACTTGTTTTTCATCTTACAACGATAAATCAATTTTTGGAGGATTTAAACCACAAGTAATGTATGTAAATGCTACTGAAGATAAATCAGCAGCATATAAATGTACTCAATGTGGAGTCTGTGAGAAAAAATGCCCTCAAGAAATTCCTATTATTGAAGAGTTAAAAAATGTTAGTAAATCTATGGATAAATGGTATTATCGATTATTAGGAAAAATAGTCAAATTAATAATATATAGATAA
- a CDS encoding DUF1786 domain-containing protein, producing the protein MKILAIDIGAGTQDILFYDDEKELENSIKLVLPSPPVIIVEKIKEQTAKGNNIYFDGTIMGGGKIKSAIIAHIENGYKIVMEKQPARTIKDDLKVVEDLGVEIVDNGSFLKDSKYSNYYKINLIDVNIEQITSTISEYDINFKFDKIAVAAQDHGFSEKMGDRDFRFEKIKEKLSYPMHVEEFAFDGNVPDYFSRMKAIEESLFGLNPIIMDSKFASICGACFDPEISHLNSFVVMDIGNGHTMAASIEDGKIQGVFEHHTSSLSPEKIEKLVQRLVDGTITHKEVHDDHGHGAHVVNPISTLEKVIVTGPKRKIIEKTNLAYYNASPGGDVMMTGPVGLIKAVEYLKN; encoded by the coding sequence ATGAAAATTTTAGCAATTGACATTGGTGCAGGAACTCAAGATATATTATTTTATGATGATGAAAAAGAACTTGAAAATTCTATAAAATTAGTTTTACCTTCTCCACCTGTAATAATTGTTGAAAAAATTAAGGAACAAACAGCTAAAGGAAACAATATTTACTTTGATGGAACTATAATGGGTGGAGGAAAAATTAAAAGTGCTATTATCGCTCATATAGAAAATGGCTATAAAATAGTCATGGAAAAACAGCCTGCTAGAACTATAAAAGATGATTTAAAAGTAGTTGAGGATTTGGGAGTTGAAATTGTTGATAATGGCAGCTTTTTAAAAGATTCAAAATATTCAAATTATTATAAAATAAACTTAATAGATGTTAATATTGAACAAATAACTTCAACAATTTCAGAATATGATATAAACTTCAAATTTGATAAAATTGCAGTCGCTGCTCAAGATCATGGTTTTAGTGAGAAAATGGGTGATAGAGATTTTAGATTTGAAAAAATTAAAGAAAAGTTAAGTTATCCTATGCATGTTGAAGAATTTGCTTTTGATGGTAATGTTCCTGATTATTTTTCTCGAATGAAAGCTATTGAAGAATCTCTTTTTGGTTTAAATCCAATTATTATGGATTCTAAATTTGCTTCTATTTGTGGGGCTTGTTTTGATCCTGAAATTTCTCATTTAAACAGTTTTGTTGTTATGGATATTGGTAATGGTCATACGATGGCTGCTTCTATTGAAGATGGAAAAATTCAAGGTGTTTTTGAGCATCATACTTCTAGTTTATCTCCAGAAAAAATAGAAAAACTTGTCCAAAGACTTGTTGATGGAACTATAACTCATAAAGAAGTTCATGATGATCATGGTCATGGTGCACATGTAGTTAATCCTATTTCAACCCTTGAAAAGGTGATTGTCACTGGACCTAAGCGAAAAATTATTGAAAAAACAAATTTAGCTTATTATAATGCTTCTCCAGGGGGAGATGTTATGATGACAGGTCCTGTTGGTTTGATTAAAGCTGTTGAATATTTAAAAAATTAA
- a CDS encoding DUF63 family protein, translating to MSIESSFISFLSIYFFSGYTIFNTIVYWIILVIALFMIIKIFKHYKINPTDLIIPLMPFIFLGSSVRALVDNGIYPYNWFLITPGIYFIVAGIVVLSIFLGIIIQKKTDIDFKYTLFFIGLILAIINLINIQSINLIAFSQVILSWIVMTVIFIIIGKFWDLFTLSSYDGKINLSIISAHLFDASSTFIAVDYYGYFEQHVLPGSIYNLSGTAITMFPLKIIVICISLYIIDKYVDDEILSGTLKLAIFILGLAPGVRNFLSLAIGT from the coding sequence ATGTCTATTGAATCCTCATTTATCAGTTTTTTATCAATTTATTTTTTTTCAGGATATACCATATTTAACACAATTGTTTATTGGATAATTCTTGTTATTGCTCTTTTCATGATTATTAAAATTTTTAAACATTATAAAATCAACCCTACTGATCTTATAATCCCATTAATGCCTTTTATTTTCCTGGGATCTAGTGTAAGAGCTTTAGTTGATAATGGAATATATCCTTACAATTGGTTTTTAATAACTCCAGGAATTTACTTTATTGTAGCTGGTATTGTAGTGCTATCTATTTTTTTAGGAATAATTATTCAGAAAAAGACTGATATTGATTTTAAATATACATTATTTTTCATTGGATTAATTTTAGCTATTATCAATTTAATTAATATTCAAAGTATTAATTTAATAGCTTTTAGTCAAGTTATCTTATCTTGGATAGTGATGACTGTTATTTTTATAATTATTGGTAAATTTTGGGATCTTTTTACTTTAAGTTCTTATGATGGTAAAATAAATCTATCAATTATATCTGCTCATTTGTTTGATGCATCTTCTACTTTCATTGCTGTAGATTATTATGGCTATTTTGAACAACATGTCCTTCCTGGTTCAATATATAATCTATCTGGAACAGCAATTACTATGTTTCCACTAAAAATAATTGTTATATGTATCTCTTTATATATCATTGATAAATATGTTGATGATGAGATTTTATCTGGAACTTTGAAATTAGCTATTTTTATACTAGGACTAGCTCCAGGAGTTAGAAATTTTTTAAGCTTAGCTATTGGAACTTAG
- a CDS encoding PHP domain-containing protein — MKLDPHIHSCYSGDARSSPKSIIDQARKIKLDIIAISDHDTIKGSKIASEISKNFDDILVVPSIEITSSEGHILGFGVDTVIEKGLSPEETVEKIHDEGGIAIIPHPFSSYRSGLFFKNEKTFKSLMGDYKLNNGSVEGVEVLNARYIIGYSNHRSNKVANKYNLAKIGSSDSHFIESVGNCYTEIIDIDSEPNVDDVIDSIKPNNTIARGKRTSNYLIAKEVFNKKIRRIY; from the coding sequence ATGAAATTAGATCCTCATATTCATAGTTGTTATTCTGGAGATGCCAGATCTAGTCCTAAAAGCATTATAGATCAAGCTAGAAAGATAAAGTTAGATATTATAGCTATAAGTGATCATGATACTATTAAAGGTTCTAAAATAGCTTCTGAAATATCGAAAAATTTTGATGATATTCTTGTTGTACCTTCTATTGAAATTACCTCTTCTGAAGGCCATATTCTTGGTTTTGGAGTGGATACTGTGATTGAAAAAGGTCTTTCTCCTGAGGAAACTGTGGAAAAAATCCATGATGAAGGTGGAATAGCTATTATACCTCATCCATTTTCTTCTTATAGGAGTGGTCTTTTTTTTAAAAATGAAAAAACTTTTAAAAGTTTAATGGGGGATTATAAACTTAATAATGGTTCAGTAGAGGGTGTTGAAGTTTTAAATGCTAGATATATCATTGGGTATTCTAATCATAGGTCTAATAAAGTTGCTAATAAGTATAATTTAGCTAAGATTGGTTCTAGTGATTCTCATTTTATTGAATCAGTTGGCAATTGTTATACTGAAATTATTGATATTGATAGTGAACCTAATGTTGATGATGTTATTGATTCTATTAAGCCAAATAATACTATTGCTAGAGGTAAAAGGACTTCTAATTATTTAATTGCTAAAGAAGTATTTAATAAAAAAATAAGGAGAATTTATTAG
- a CDS encoding 2-isopropylmalate synthase, with protein sequence MPKSDITLSKKVKIFDTTLRDGEQAPGIALTTDEKIQIAQKLDNLGINTIEYGFPAVSEGERKSAKLINDLGLNANICGLARVLKNDIDALLDCDLSYMHTFIGTSPLHRDFKLKMSKEEIVDKASSAIEYAKDHGITVEFSAEDSTRTELDYLIDVYKAVEDAGADLINVPDTVGVLVPTTSRKLISNLKNELSLPISVHFHNDFGLAVANSLVAIESGAEQAHVTVNGIGERGGNASLEELVVTLKVAYGLDLDIDTTQLYNLSDFVSRVTGIKMPPNKPIVGENAFAHESGIHVHGVLENAATYEPIAPELVGHTRKIALGKHTGANALKAKLAEYDIKMDEEQFCTVYDQVKGLGDKGKSITDADLKAIAITVLGKAKEEAVKLIGLSVSSGSGKTVSPTATVKLMINGKEKETSSIGVGPVDAALNAIQTLVKGTTNIQLEEYHIEAITGGTDALAEVFVITSDEENNKATGRATREDVIMASVDAVLNSINKILMIKEAK encoded by the coding sequence ATTCCAAAGAGTGATATTACTCTTTCAAAAAAGGTTAAAATTTTTGATACAACTCTTAGGGATGGAGAACAAGCTCCAGGAATAGCTCTGACTACTGATGAAAAAATACAAATAGCTCAGAAGTTAGACAATCTTGGGATAAATACTATCGAATATGGATTTCCAGCTGTTTCTGAAGGAGAGCGGAAATCGGCTAAATTAATAAATGATTTGGGTTTAAATGCAAATATTTGTGGTTTAGCTAGAGTATTGAAAAATGATATTGATGCTTTGTTGGATTGTGATTTAAGCTATATGCACACTTTTATTGGAACTTCTCCTCTTCATAGAGATTTTAAACTTAAAATGTCAAAAGAAGAGATTGTAGATAAAGCTTCTTCTGCTATTGAATATGCTAAAGATCATGGTATAACTGTAGAATTTTCTGCTGAAGATTCAACTAGAACCGAACTTGATTATCTTATCGATGTTTATAAAGCTGTGGAAGATGCAGGTGCAGATTTAATCAATGTTCCCGATACTGTTGGTGTTTTAGTTCCAACTACTTCTAGAAAATTAATTTCTAATCTTAAAAATGAGTTGTCATTACCAATAAGTGTTCATTTTCATAATGATTTTGGTTTAGCTGTTGCTAATTCTCTTGTTGCTATTGAATCTGGAGCAGAACAAGCTCATGTAACTGTAAATGGAATTGGGGAGCGAGGAGGCAATGCTTCTTTAGAAGAGCTTGTTGTTACATTAAAAGTTGCTTATGGTCTTGATTTAGATATTGACACTACGCAATTATACAACTTGTCTGATTTTGTTTCAAGAGTTACGGGTATAAAAATGCCTCCTAATAAGCCTATTGTTGGTGAAAATGCTTTTGCTCATGAATCTGGTATTCATGTTCATGGTGTTTTAGAAAATGCAGCTACTTATGAACCTATTGCTCCTGAACTTGTTGGTCACACTAGAAAAATAGCTTTAGGTAAACATACTGGTGCAAATGCACTTAAAGCGAAATTAGCAGAATATGATATTAAAATGGATGAAGAACAATTTTGTACTGTTTATGATCAAGTAAAAGGACTTGGTGATAAAGGTAAATCTATAACTGATGCTGATTTAAAAGCTATTGCTATAACAGTTCTTGGAAAAGCTAAAGAAGAGGCTGTTAAACTGATAGGTTTATCTGTTAGTTCTGGTTCTGGAAAAACAGTTTCACCAACTGCAACTGTTAAGTTAATGATTAATGGTAAAGAAAAAGAAACTTCTTCTATCGGTGTTGGTCCGGTTGATGCAGCATTAAATGCTATTCAAACTCTTGTTAAAGGAACTACTAATATACAGCTTGAAGAATATCATATAGAAGCTATTACTGGTGGAACTGATGCTTTAGCTGAAGTTTTTGTCATTACTTCTGATGAAGAAAATAATAAGGCTACTGGACGAGCTACTCGTGAAGATGTTATTATGGCTAGTGTTGATGCAGTTTTAAATTCAATTAACAAAATTTTAATGATAAAAGAGGCCAAATAA